Proteins found in one Thunnus maccoyii chromosome 5, fThuMac1.1, whole genome shotgun sequence genomic segment:
- the LOC121897548 gene encoding RCC1 domain-containing protein 1-like isoform X1 — translation MRWFGFGFNAFGQICVHEKLVEGSDTVNEVKVINPTELSSHVDRSGCRQDIRASWSRRASLHLDGDGCVCLAGFGAVTSEECISVAESRGCKDAFISESYLTLVFPDRVESWDLDTKKKTPAWSMEIKTQPECSGTHLNLPLVPGGYIATKPPFYQSLSPHLKAKSLALGAEHAILLSATGAVYTWGLGSHGQLGHGGLISEEEPRAVEALWGMPMSCVATGGWHSVCISDGGDLYVWGWNESGQLGLPSQTLRKAQQQSGQQADASTSPREDPQEGEDDKEVFISIQAFPALVDITPPCEIKTVSCGSRHTAAVTTAGDLYTWGWGEYGQLGHQILSSDEPQRVEFFREQQMCVVDVVCGAWNTFAAVVKEEVANA, via the exons ATGCGTTGGTTCGGGTTTGGCTTCAACGCATTTGGGCAGATATGTGTCCATGAGAAGTTAGTTGAAGGTAGCGACACCGTGAATGAAGTTAAAGTGATTAATCCAACAGAGCTCAGTAGTCATGTGGACAGAAGTGGCTGCAGACAGGATATCAGAGCTAGTTGGAGTCGAAGAGCATCTTTGCATTTGGATG GTGACGGCTGTGTGTGCCTGGCAGGTTTCGGAGCTGTCACCTCTGAAGAATGCATATCTGTGGCAGAGAGCCGTGGCTGCAAGGACGCTTTCATCAGTGAATCATATTTGACCCTGGTTTTCCCTGACAGAGTTGAGTCCTGGGACCTGGATACCAAAAAGAAGACTCCAGCATGGAGCATGGAAATAAAAACCCAGCCAGAGTGTTCTG GTACGCATCTGAATCTCCCATTAGTCCCTGGGGGCTACATAGCCACAAAACCTCCCTTCTACCAGTCCCTATCACCACACCTGAAAGCCAAGAGTCTGGCACTGGGTGCAGAGCATGCCATCCTTCTCAGTGCCACTGGAGCTGTGTACACCTGGGGACTGGGCAG CCACGGTCAGTTGGGGCACGGAGGCCTCATCTCTGAGGAGGAGCCCAGGGCAGTGGAGGCACTATGGGGGATGCCCATGAGCTGTGTAGCCACAGGAGGCTGGCACTCTGTCTGCATTAGTG ATGGGGGTGACCTATATGTGTGGGGCTGGAATGAGAGCGGCCAGCTTGGACTTCCATCACAAACTCTGAGGAAAGCACAGCAGCAAAGTGGGCAACAAGCAG ATGCCAGCACATCTCCACGTGAAGATCCACAGGAGGGAGAGGATGACAAAGAAGTGTTCATATCCATCCAGGCATTCCCAGCTCTTGTGGATATCACTCCACCATGTGAAATCAAGACAGTCAGCTGCGGCTCCCGGCACACAGCTGCAGTAACAA CCGCAGGTGACCTCTACACTTGGGGCTGGG GTGAATACGGCCAGCTTGGACACCAGATTTTGAGCTCAGATGAGCCCCAACGTGTGGAGTTCTTCAGGGAGCAGCAGATGTGTGTGGTCGATGTAGTATGTGGGGCGTGGAACACTTTTGCTGCTGTGGTCAAGGAGGAAGTAGCCAATGCTTAA
- the LOC121897548 gene encoding RCC1 domain-containing protein 1-like isoform X2 has product MRWFGFGFNAFGQICVHEKLVEGSDTVNEVKVINPTELSSHVDRSGCRQDIRASWSRRASLHLDGFGAVTSEECISVAESRGCKDAFISESYLTLVFPDRVESWDLDTKKKTPAWSMEIKTQPECSGTHLNLPLVPGGYIATKPPFYQSLSPHLKAKSLALGAEHAILLSATGAVYTWGLGSHGQLGHGGLISEEEPRAVEALWGMPMSCVATGGWHSVCISDGGDLYVWGWNESGQLGLPSQTLRKAQQQSGQQADASTSPREDPQEGEDDKEVFISIQAFPALVDITPPCEIKTVSCGSRHTAAVTTAGDLYTWGWGEYGQLGHQILSSDEPQRVEFFREQQMCVVDVVCGAWNTFAAVVKEEVANA; this is encoded by the exons ATGCGTTGGTTCGGGTTTGGCTTCAACGCATTTGGGCAGATATGTGTCCATGAGAAGTTAGTTGAAGGTAGCGACACCGTGAATGAAGTTAAAGTGATTAATCCAACAGAGCTCAGTAGTCATGTGGACAGAAGTGGCTGCAGACAGGATATCAGAGCTAGTTGGAGTCGAAGAGCATCTTTGCATTTGGATG GTTTCGGAGCTGTCACCTCTGAAGAATGCATATCTGTGGCAGAGAGCCGTGGCTGCAAGGACGCTTTCATCAGTGAATCATATTTGACCCTGGTTTTCCCTGACAGAGTTGAGTCCTGGGACCTGGATACCAAAAAGAAGACTCCAGCATGGAGCATGGAAATAAAAACCCAGCCAGAGTGTTCTG GTACGCATCTGAATCTCCCATTAGTCCCTGGGGGCTACATAGCCACAAAACCTCCCTTCTACCAGTCCCTATCACCACACCTGAAAGCCAAGAGTCTGGCACTGGGTGCAGAGCATGCCATCCTTCTCAGTGCCACTGGAGCTGTGTACACCTGGGGACTGGGCAG CCACGGTCAGTTGGGGCACGGAGGCCTCATCTCTGAGGAGGAGCCCAGGGCAGTGGAGGCACTATGGGGGATGCCCATGAGCTGTGTAGCCACAGGAGGCTGGCACTCTGTCTGCATTAGTG ATGGGGGTGACCTATATGTGTGGGGCTGGAATGAGAGCGGCCAGCTTGGACTTCCATCACAAACTCTGAGGAAAGCACAGCAGCAAAGTGGGCAACAAGCAG ATGCCAGCACATCTCCACGTGAAGATCCACAGGAGGGAGAGGATGACAAAGAAGTGTTCATATCCATCCAGGCATTCCCAGCTCTTGTGGATATCACTCCACCATGTGAAATCAAGACAGTCAGCTGCGGCTCCCGGCACACAGCTGCAGTAACAA CCGCAGGTGACCTCTACACTTGGGGCTGGG GTGAATACGGCCAGCTTGGACACCAGATTTTGAGCTCAGATGAGCCCCAACGTGTGGAGTTCTTCAGGGAGCAGCAGATGTGTGTGGTCGATGTAGTATGTGGGGCGTGGAACACTTTTGCTGCTGTGGTCAAGGAGGAAGTAGCCAATGCTTAA